A DNA window from Maribellus comscasis contains the following coding sequences:
- a CDS encoding OadG family protein, with translation MNLLFTLLVSSVEFGYTVTIVGFSIVFFALTLLVVVFLRLPKIVNINLKKMFRKKGEEETHKEEKEDDYIVEGNVTAAISMALHLYFDEMHDEESNIVTIKRVRKAYSPWSSKIYSVTQNWPKQ, from the coding sequence ATGAATCTTTTATTTACACTATTGGTTAGTTCGGTAGAATTCGGTTATACAGTTACGATAGTTGGATTTTCAATTGTGTTTTTTGCACTGACACTTTTGGTGGTCGTGTTTCTTCGCCTGCCTAAAATTGTGAATATTAATCTGAAAAAGATGTTTCGCAAAAAAGGAGAAGAAGAAACTCATAAAGAGGAGAAAGAAGACGATTATATTGTGGAAGGAAATGTTACTGCAGCAATCAGCATGGCGCTTCATTTGTATTTCGACGAAATGCATGATGAAGAGAGTAACATTGTAACCATAAAAAGAGTTAGAAAAGCATATTCTCCCTGGAGTTCAAAAATTTACAGTGTAACACAAAATTGGCCAAAACAATAA
- a CDS encoding acyl-CoA carboxylase subunit beta translates to MSTQDKIKKLIDLRAEAKLGGGINRIESQHRKGKFTARERIELLLDEGSFEEFDMFVTHRCTNFGLEKTKFLGDGVVTGHGTIDGRVVYVFSQDFTVFGGSLSETFAQKICKVMDMAMKAGAPVIGINDSGGARIQEGVTSLAGYAEIFERNILASGVIPQISAIFGPCAGGAVYSPALTDFIMMTEQNSYMFVTGPKVVKTVTGENISVEDLGGGKIHASKSGVAQFLVENEKEGLMILRKLISYLPQNNLEDPVVTECNDPIDRLDDLLNEIIPENPNQPYDVTDVIHTIVDYSEFLEIHRNYARNIVVGFAKFDGQPVGIVANQPNYLAGVLDIEASRKAARFVRFCDSFNIPIITLVDVPGFLPGSKQEYGGIITHGAKLMFAYGEATVPKITVTLRKSYGGAHDVMSCKQLRGDLNYAWPTAEIAVMGASGAVEVLHGRKLKDIEDPEERAKFIAKHEEEYTEKFANPYQAASFGYIDDVIEPRNTRFRIIRGLQSLATKKLINPPKKHSNIPL, encoded by the coding sequence ATGAGTACCCAGGATAAAATAAAAAAATTAATTGATTTACGTGCTGAGGCAAAACTTGGTGGAGGAATCAATCGTATTGAATCGCAACACAGAAAAGGTAAATTTACCGCCCGTGAAAGGATTGAGTTGTTGCTTGATGAAGGAAGTTTTGAGGAGTTTGACATGTTTGTTACACATCGTTGTACAAACTTTGGTTTGGAAAAAACAAAATTTTTAGGAGACGGTGTAGTAACCGGACACGGAACCATCGACGGAAGAGTGGTTTATGTTTTCTCACAGGATTTTACCGTGTTCGGAGGTTCACTTTCTGAAACCTTTGCGCAAAAAATCTGCAAAGTGATGGACATGGCTATGAAAGCCGGAGCGCCCGTAATTGGTATTAATGACTCAGGTGGTGCGCGTATTCAGGAAGGTGTTACATCGCTGGCCGGCTATGCCGAAATTTTTGAGCGTAATATCCTGGCCTCAGGAGTTATTCCGCAAATCTCTGCCATTTTTGGCCCCTGTGCAGGTGGTGCTGTCTACTCCCCTGCCCTTACCGACTTTATAATGATGACCGAGCAAAATTCCTACATGTTTGTTACCGGTCCTAAAGTTGTTAAAACCGTTACCGGTGAAAATATCAGCGTTGAAGATTTGGGAGGTGGTAAAATCCATGCCTCAAAATCGGGTGTCGCCCAGTTTTTGGTTGAAAATGAAAAAGAGGGACTAATGATCCTTCGGAAACTGATAAGTTATCTTCCTCAAAATAACCTGGAAGATCCTGTAGTTACGGAGTGTAACGATCCTATTGATCGTTTGGACGATCTATTAAACGAAATTATTCCGGAAAATCCCAATCAGCCATATGATGTAACAGATGTTATTCATACCATTGTTGATTATTCCGAGTTTCTGGAAATTCACAGAAATTATGCACGAAATATCGTTGTCGGATTTGCAAAATTTGACGGTCAGCCGGTAGGTATTGTTGCCAACCAGCCTAATTACCTGGCAGGAGTACTCGATATTGAAGCATCAAGAAAAGCAGCCCGTTTTGTTCGGTTCTGCGATAGTTTTAATATCCCGATTATTACGCTGGTTGATGTTCCGGGATTTTTGCCGGGAAGTAAACAGGAATACGGCGGTATTATTACACACGGTGCAAAACTAATGTTTGCATACGGTGAAGCTACGGTTCCGAAAATAACAGTAACCTTGCGTAAATCGTATGGTGGTGCACACGATGTAATGTCGTGTAAACAATTACGAGGCGACCTGAATTATGCATGGCCAACAGCCGAAATTGCAGTGATGGGTGCTTCCGGTGCCGTTGAAGTATTACACGGCAGAAAATTAAAGGACATTGAAGACCCGGAAGAAAGAGCAAAATTTATTGCAAAACACGAAGAGGAATACACAGAAAAGTTTGCCAACCCGTATCAGGCTGCTTCTTTTGGTTATATCGACGATGTGATTGAGCCAAGAAATACACGTTTCAGAATTATTCGCGGATTACAAAGTTTGGCAACAAAAAAACTGATAAATCCACCGAAAAAACATTCAAACATTCCACTTTAA
- a CDS encoding sodium ion-translocating decarboxylase subunit beta encodes MKKILQLLLLLFLCSPAVFGGEQSKEIGNVLTKGKWVNYSDGYVPNPTYHIEDGDDENVTTKRRFKTYGFEEDKTFILDSAKVRYTGHYSFEDGKVLLSFNPVKVTHLHKNTDPNNQGGYVTKDEIVTLPDRALYLDDNGHLAGDGLVYKNYSGAVSGLFNFYEFSGFANVSWRHLVMMLVGFVFIFLAIRYDFEPLLLIPIGFGILIGNIPMFQVTDFNLKLGIYEPGSVLNILYQGVVQGWYPPLIFLGIGAMTDFSSLISNPKLMLLGAAAQIGIFLTFLGALYLGFAPPEAGAIGIIGGADGPTAIFISSKLANGLNVLADGTTVKNLIGPIAIAAYSYMALVPVIQPPVIRLMTSKRERKIKMKPPRAVSKLEKILFPIVGLILTAYIAPSALPLLGMLFFGNLLKESGVTKRLANTASNTLIDIITILLGITVGASTQADVFLTPSSIKIFALGAASFVVATAGGVTGAKIMNLFMKKENKINPMIGAAGVSAVPDSARVVQTMGLKEDPTNHLLMHAMAPNVSGVIGSAVGAGILLSFLM; translated from the coding sequence ATGAAAAAAATACTTCAATTACTACTACTTTTATTTCTTTGTTCGCCGGCTGTTTTTGGCGGTGAACAATCAAAAGAAATAGGTAATGTTCTTACGAAAGGGAAATGGGTAAACTATAGTGATGGTTATGTTCCAAATCCAACTTACCACATCGAGGACGGTGACGACGAAAATGTAACAACAAAAAGACGATTTAAAACCTACGGTTTTGAAGAAGACAAAACCTTTATTCTTGACTCGGCCAAGGTTCGTTACACCGGTCACTACAGCTTTGAAGACGGAAAAGTGCTTCTTAGTTTTAACCCGGTAAAAGTCACTCATCTTCACAAAAATACCGACCCCAATAACCAGGGCGGCTATGTTACAAAAGATGAAATTGTTACTTTACCCGACCGTGCTTTATATCTTGATGACAACGGACACCTGGCCGGTGATGGTTTAGTGTACAAAAACTACAGCGGAGCTGTTTCAGGTTTATTCAATTTTTACGAATTCTCAGGATTTGCAAACGTTTCCTGGCGTCACCTGGTAATGATGCTCGTTGGTTTTGTTTTTATCTTCCTGGCCATTCGATATGACTTTGAACCCTTGCTTCTGATTCCGATTGGTTTTGGAATTCTAATTGGTAATATTCCAATGTTTCAGGTTACTGATTTTAACCTGAAACTGGGGATTTATGAACCGGGTTCAGTACTTAATATCCTCTACCAGGGAGTTGTGCAGGGTTGGTACCCGCCACTTATTTTCCTTGGTATTGGTGCCATGACAGACTTTTCGTCACTGATTTCGAATCCAAAACTAATGTTACTTGGTGCAGCGGCACAAATCGGTATTTTTCTTACTTTTTTGGGAGCGCTTTATTTGGGCTTTGCACCACCGGAAGCAGGTGCTATCGGAATTATTGGAGGTGCCGACGGGCCAACAGCTATTTTTATTTCTTCAAAACTGGCCAACGGGCTTAATGTCCTGGCCGACGGCACTACGGTGAAAAACCTTATCGGGCCAATAGCGATTGCCGCATATTCCTATATGGCTCTGGTCCCTGTTATTCAGCCACCTGTTATTCGTTTAATGACAAGCAAACGGGAGAGAAAAATAAAAATGAAGCCTCCGCGTGCGGTTTCAAAGCTGGAAAAAATTCTCTTTCCTATTGTTGGATTGATTTTAACAGCGTACATCGCTCCGTCTGCACTTCCGTTGCTCGGAATGCTTTTCTTTGGTAATTTGCTAAAAGAATCGGGAGTAACCAAACGATTGGCCAATACTGCAAGTAATACCTTAATTGATATTATCACCATTTTACTTGGGATTACAGTTGGTGCTTCAACACAAGCTGATGTTTTCCTTACTCCTTCATCGATTAAAATTTTTGCTTTGGGGGCAGCCTCATTTGTTGTCGCTACTGCAGGTGGAGTTACCGGTGCAAAAATTATGAATCTTTTTATGAAAAAGGAAAATAAAATAAATCCGATGATTGGTGCAGCAGGTGTTTCTGCGGTTCCCGACAGTGCAAGGGTTGTACAGACGATGGGATTAAAAGAAGACCCGACCAATCACCTGCTTATGCATGCCATGGCTCCAAACGTTTCCGGTGTGATCGGTTCGGCTGTAGGTGCAGGTATTTTGCTAAGCTTTTTGATGTAA
- a CDS encoding biotin/lipoyl-containing protein: MKKYKFIIRGNDYDVHIRDIEEDIAEVDVNGTIYEVKIKGEVKTSKTPKLIRKPVEQLPGEGQIKKKETTGKHTIGAPLPGTILKINVSVGDVVTEGQTLMIMEAMKMENQVQTDKGGEILSIKVNVGDTVLQDDVLIEIG; the protein is encoded by the coding sequence ATGAAAAAATATAAATTCATAATCAGAGGTAACGATTACGATGTTCACATAAGGGATATTGAAGAAGATATTGCAGAGGTGGATGTAAACGGTACCATTTACGAGGTAAAAATCAAAGGAGAAGTCAAAACTTCAAAAACACCTAAATTAATCCGTAAACCGGTTGAGCAACTTCCGGGCGAAGGACAAATTAAAAAGAAAGAAACAACAGGAAAACATACCATTGGAGCACCACTGCCAGGTACTATATTAAAAATTAATGTATCAGTAGGCGATGTTGTAACGGAAGGACAAACCCTGATGATTATGGAAGCCATGAAAATGGAAAACCAGGTTCAGACGGATAAAGGTGGAGAAATTCTTTCTATTAAAGTAAACGTGGGTGATACCGTGTTGCAGGATGATGTTTTGATTGAAATTGGATAA